The Gemmatimonas phototrophica region CAGCCCGGCGTCGATGATGGGGCCCGCCTGCTCCAGCTTGTCGGTCTCCACCTGCACGATGTTGCTGACCTGATAGCCGTCAATCACCACTCGGCGCAGCTTGTCGTCGTACCGCTGCACCGGGGCCACGTTGTAGTTGAGCGTCTGAATATTCGCCGCCGGGACGCCCAGCTTCTGGATGGCCGCCAGGATGGCCGCCTGCTTCTTGTTGTTTTCCTGCGCCGCCAGCTGCGAGGTCTTGGCCTGGGTCTCGACACCCACCTGCACACGCGCCCGGTCGGGGGCCACCTGCACCTCACCGCGCCCCGACACAAAGATCGTGGGCGGCTGCGGCGGCTGCACCACCTGCGCCCCACCCACACGCGCCAACGCCAGACTCATCCCCACCGCGCCCAGCGCCATGGGAATAACACCCCTCGGGCTGATCGTTCGGTACAACCCACGATATGACATCGGCTGGCGCATATGCTCTCCCGGCCCCGTGGCCGCTAATTGGGAAGACAACTCCTGAATTCTACCCCTCCAGACCCCGTTTGGTCACCAAGGTTCAAGAACAGGGCCCTCTCCGCCTTGGAACGTGTGGGACGAGACGGTTTCAAGGGACCAAATACTCCTATCTTATACAATCACTATAGAGCCAGTATTAAGCCATTTCACATCAGAAGCACCAAAAGTGAGAAAATACCGACCTCATCACCTCCTCACCTCCTCAACTCCAACGTTCTGGCACAACCACATCTTGCCAATCGCAGAGTTGCAGCGGAAACGCCGCGCCAGGTCCATTCGCCGTTGCCGTTCAGCCTCTTCGAAGCCAGCGACTCGCAACGGGCTAACCGACGGGAACGCCGCGCCCGAACGAAGGAGGTGAGGAGGATCGGAGGTGTGGAGCTCCCCGTCCCCTACATCTATATAGATGTAGTTTGGCGCCGGACTTCCCACATGAG contains the following coding sequences:
- a CDS encoding SIMPL domain-containing protein produces the protein MALGAVGMSLALARVGGAQVVQPPQPPTIFVSGRGEVQVAPDRARVQVGVETQAKTSQLAAQENNKKQAAILAAIQKLGVPAANIQTLNYNVAPVQRYDDKLRRVVIDGYQVSNIVQVETDKLEQAGPIIDAGLANGANRVAGLDFLVKDRAKAQDQALTLAVASARRQAEVAAKAAGGEVAELMELTINEFERPEPRAMMAMAMKVEADTPAPISAGTNTISVSVGTRWKFAKRP